A genomic region of Phocoena sinus isolate mPhoSin1 chromosome 18, mPhoSin1.pri, whole genome shotgun sequence contains the following coding sequences:
- the LOC116742929 gene encoding LOW QUALITY PROTEIN: protein ILRUN-like (The sequence of the model RefSeq protein was modified relative to this genomic sequence to represent the inferred CDS: inserted 1 base in 1 codon) has translation MEGMGVSLDPELMQKFSCLGTTDKDVLISEFQRLLGFQLNPAVSALFLDMTNWNLQAAIGAYYDFESPNISVPSMSFVEDVTIGEGELIPPDTQFIKTWQIQNSDVIWVILSVEVGGLLGVTQQLSSFETEFNTQSHHRVEXNFNPFASPQKNQQSDENNLKDPGGSRFDSISKNTWSPTPDQTEQDENRLSQNSINLSPSSHANNLSVVTYSKESPLPRRWP, from the exons ATGGAGGGCATGGGCGTGAGCCTGGACCCCGAGCTGATGCAGAAGTTCAGCTGCCTGGGCACCACCGACAAGGACGTGCTCATCTCCGAGTTCCAGCGGTTGCTCGGCTTCCAGCTCAACCCGGCCGTCAGCGCCCTCTTCCTGGACATGACCAACTGGAACCTACAAGCAGCAATTGGCGCCTATTATGACTTTGAGAGCCCAAACATCAGTGTGCCCTCTATGTCCTTTGTTGAAGATGTCACCATAGGAGAAGGGGAGTTGATACCTCCTGATACTCAATTTATAAAAACATGGCAGATCCAAAATTC AGATGTCATCTGGGTCATTCTCAGTGTGGAGGTGGGTGGACTTTTAGGAGTAACACAGCAGCTGTCATCTTTTGAAACAGAGTTCAACACACAGTCACATCACAGGGTAG GAAACTTCAACCCGTTTGCCTCTCCCCAAAAGAACCAACAATCAGatgaaaacaacttaaaagaCCCTGGGGGTTCCAGGTTCGACTCGATCAGCAAAAACACATGGTCTCCCACTCCTGACCAAACCGAGCAAGATGAGAATAGACTCTCACAGAACTCTATAAATCTCTCCCCCAGCAGTCACGCAAACAACTTATCAGTAGTGACTTACAGTAAGGAATCTCCTCTACCTAGGAGGTGGCCATGA